A genomic stretch from Chrysiogenes arsenatis DSM 11915 includes:
- a CDS encoding flagellar export protein FliJ, translated as MLEHRERLIDEQQRKIAALREKRQLAQQQFVELEKSAAENVEATAHYRRSGDMPTAQLYSNYYPILMQKIHQKKIEIASIEADLKRENEKLKKQFMEKKSLELLKERDHIAWLQKEKLDEEKMLNEINAIRYNTQMRENMRKD; from the coding sequence TTGCTAGAACACCGAGAAAGACTCATTGACGAGCAACAACGAAAGATAGCCGCACTGCGCGAAAAACGGCAACTCGCTCAGCAACAGTTCGTCGAATTAGAAAAATCCGCCGCCGAAAATGTCGAAGCCACCGCCCATTACCGCCGCAGTGGCGATATGCCAACAGCACAGCTCTACAGTAATTATTACCCAATACTCATGCAGAAAATTCATCAGAAAAAAATCGAAATCGCCAGCATTGAAGCCGATCTCAAACGCGAAAATGAAAAGCTAAAAAAACAATTTATGGAGAAGAAAAGCCTCGAACTGCTCAAAGAGCGCGATCATATTGCGTGGTTACAAAAAGAAAAACTGGACGAAGAAAAAATGCTCAATGAAATCAACGCCATCCGCTACAACACGCAGATGCGCGAAAACATGCGTAAAGACTAA
- the fliI gene encoding flagellar protein export ATPase FliI: MDITALKQRIDTTKTVKLVGKVSQIIGLLIESRGPAASIGELCLIHPIIATARPIHAEVVGFKEDRILLMPLGDPVGIGPGSRVEAVKEPFVVGVGPELIGRVLNGLGAPIDGKGEPNCKIFYPVLATPPNPFTRKRIETPVGTGVRAIDGLLTCGKGQRVGIFAGSGVGKSTLLGMIAKNTQAEINVIALIGERGREVREFVERDLGEEGLSRSILVVATSDQPALVRRQGAFVATAIAEYFRDQGKNVMLMMDSVTRFCMSQREIGLAVGEPPTTKGYTPSVFALLPKLMERAGTSDGEGSITALYTVLVDGDDLMEPIADASRSILDGHIVLTRRIAARNHFPAIDVLGSASRVFGEVTTPEHREKAGRLRNLLAVYSETEDLINIGAYVKGTNKQIDLAISRMDAINTFLRQDVNEVTPIEQVIAHMQKALGE; encoded by the coding sequence ATCGACATTACCGCCCTCAAGCAACGCATCGACACGACTAAAACCGTAAAATTAGTCGGAAAAGTTTCGCAAATTATCGGCCTGCTGATTGAATCACGCGGCCCTGCTGCCTCCATCGGCGAGCTCTGCCTGATTCATCCCATCATCGCCACCGCGCGCCCAATACACGCTGAAGTCGTTGGATTCAAAGAAGATCGCATCCTACTCATGCCGCTCGGCGATCCCGTTGGCATTGGCCCAGGAAGCCGCGTTGAGGCCGTTAAGGAGCCATTTGTCGTAGGCGTCGGCCCCGAGTTGATTGGGCGCGTCCTCAATGGACTTGGCGCTCCCATTGACGGCAAAGGCGAACCAAACTGCAAAATTTTTTACCCCGTACTGGCAACGCCGCCGAACCCATTCACCCGCAAACGGATTGAAACCCCCGTTGGCACCGGCGTGCGCGCCATTGATGGACTGCTGACCTGCGGCAAAGGGCAGCGCGTGGGCATCTTTGCTGGCTCCGGCGTCGGAAAATCGACACTGTTGGGGATGATCGCCAAAAACACTCAAGCCGAAATCAACGTGATCGCTCTGATTGGTGAACGTGGCCGCGAAGTGCGCGAGTTTGTCGAGCGCGATTTGGGCGAAGAAGGGCTTTCGCGCAGCATTCTGGTCGTCGCAACGTCCGATCAACCTGCGCTGGTACGTCGTCAAGGGGCATTTGTCGCCACCGCAATTGCTGAATACTTCCGCGACCAAGGGAAAAATGTGATGCTGATGATGGACTCTGTCACACGTTTTTGCATGTCACAGCGCGAAATTGGACTCGCCGTTGGCGAACCACCAACCACAAAAGGATATACTCCATCAGTTTTTGCCCTTCTACCGAAACTGATGGAACGTGCCGGAACCAGTGACGGAGAAGGATCCATCACAGCACTCTACACTGTCCTCGTCGATGGAGATGATTTGATGGAACCTATTGCCGATGCCTCGCGCTCGATTCTAGACGGCCACATCGTCTTAACGCGCCGCATCGCCGCTCGCAATCACTTTCCCGCCATTGATGTTCTTGGCAGCGCATCGCGCGTTTTTGGCGAAGTCACGACCCCCGAACATCGCGAGAAAGCAGGGCGCTTACGCAATCTTTTAGCCGTGTATAGCGAAACGGAAGACTTAATCAACATTGGCGCCTATGTAAAAGGGACAAATAAGCAGATCGACCTTGCCATTAGCCGCATGGACGCTATCAACACCTTTTTGCGCCAAGACGTCAACGAAGTGACTCCGATTGAGCAGGTCATTGCCCACATGCAGAAAGCGCTTGGTGAATAA
- a CDS encoding FliH/SctL family protein: MKKIIRRGDKREDVKIYDFQFSKQFKREDSRDVYRMPKFHWEHPEETQQAEAGRKIFKKLDFTPLLDESSYGRPPVDPPPADSSVFPFFGEAEQREVQEITEDTQTLYVSFSHGKTTLSATPAVESKKTDVAAKNAPQPMDANTHHLSDTEVRARQQELNKAEKKLAELTAHIAASEAKINQLIEEEARHTSALEQAKSEASTVLAKAREEAAAVTEAARVVGHEAAKQELITIEAEKLDQVRQDYVAAVTRLNEAAKKFESTYLGAEGELIDLAVHIAGNIINAELQTNRLVIVGQVKKAIAELVNREKILIKVAREDYDAISKAKFDLIKEVSGLKTIDIEADEYLRRGSCVVENEYGSVQTDVKGSLSEIAHALKGEGVH; the protein is encoded by the coding sequence GTGAAAAAGATTATCCGGCGCGGCGATAAACGCGAAGATGTCAAAATCTATGATTTTCAGTTCTCTAAACAGTTTAAGCGCGAAGATTCCCGCGATGTTTACCGCATGCCAAAATTCCACTGGGAACACCCAGAAGAAACACAACAAGCCGAAGCTGGCCGGAAAATATTTAAAAAATTGGATTTTACCCCACTCTTAGATGAAAGTAGTTATGGCCGCCCACCAGTAGATCCGCCACCAGCCGACTCCAGCGTTTTTCCTTTTTTCGGGGAAGCGGAGCAACGCGAAGTACAGGAAATAACCGAAGACACACAGACACTCTATGTATCGTTTTCCCATGGAAAAACGACCCTTTCTGCGACACCAGCGGTAGAATCCAAAAAAACTGATGTCGCCGCAAAAAACGCGCCCCAACCAATGGACGCCAATACACACCACCTCTCCGACACAGAAGTTAGAGCACGACAGCAGGAACTCAATAAAGCCGAAAAAAAACTTGCTGAGTTGACTGCTCACATCGCTGCCAGTGAAGCAAAAATCAATCAACTGATTGAAGAAGAAGCGCGCCATACATCGGCACTCGAACAGGCAAAAAGCGAAGCCAGTACCGTACTTGCCAAAGCGCGCGAAGAAGCCGCCGCCGTGACCGAAGCCGCACGAGTCGTCGGACACGAAGCCGCCAAACAAGAATTGATTACCATCGAAGCCGAAAAACTCGACCAAGTACGCCAGGATTACGTTGCCGCCGTCACACGCCTCAACGAAGCCGCAAAGAAATTTGAAAGCACCTACCTTGGGGCGGAAGGCGAGTTAATCGACCTTGCCGTGCATATTGCGGGGAACATTATCAATGCTGAATTGCAAACCAATCGCCTCGTCATCGTTGGTCAGGTCAAAAAGGCAATTGCCGAGCTCGTGAACCGTGAAAAAATTCTGATTAAAGTGGCACGCGAAGATTATGACGCTATCAGTAAAGCAAAGTTTGATCTTATCAAAGAAGTCAGCGGTCTGAAAACGATTGATATTGAAGCCGATGAATATCTCCGCCGTGGCAGTTGTGTTGTGGAAAATGAATATGGCTCCGTGCAAACAGACGTGAAAGGGAGCCTCAGCGAAATTGCACACGCCCTCAAAGGGGAAGGGGTACACTAA
- the fliG gene encoding flagellar motor switch protein FliG yields the protein MGVTYDMLSGYQKAAVLLIALGDHYGSLILENLDDEEVGEISKEIVLMRDVEQETVDQVLDEFHQMSMAKGYLTKGGLEYAKSILNKSLGPEKARKIIDRLTRALEQSSGFAFLQKVDPAQLAKFIQNEHPQTIALIMAHLDPTQAAESLAALPENLQPEVAIRMANLDEISPEVVKKISTVLEEKLDAFTSYNVEIGGVRSVAEIFNRMDRSTSKTTLEKLEKLAPELAAQIRDMMFVFDDIRMLGDQGITEILKRVDKKALTIALKGADADLQAKFFGCMSKRASDTLKEEMEFLGPVKVRDVEKAQQEVVEVVRALEEEGVITLGEQDEVIG from the coding sequence ATGGGCGTTACCTATGACATGCTTTCGGGCTATCAAAAAGCCGCGGTTCTTTTGATTGCTTTGGGCGACCATTATGGTTCACTGATCCTTGAAAACCTTGACGACGAAGAAGTTGGCGAGATTTCCAAAGAGATCGTTCTTATGCGTGACGTCGAACAAGAAACCGTCGATCAGGTACTCGACGAATTCCACCAAATGTCGATGGCCAAAGGCTATTTAACAAAAGGTGGCTTGGAATATGCGAAATCAATTCTGAACAAATCACTGGGGCCGGAAAAAGCGCGGAAAATCATCGACCGTTTAACACGCGCTTTGGAACAATCCAGCGGATTTGCCTTCTTGCAAAAAGTCGATCCTGCACAATTGGCTAAATTCATTCAGAACGAACACCCACAAACTATTGCGCTTATTATGGCACACCTTGACCCGACCCAAGCGGCAGAATCACTCGCCGCACTGCCCGAAAACCTGCAACCGGAAGTTGCCATTCGTATGGCAAATCTTGACGAAATCTCCCCTGAAGTCGTCAAGAAAATTTCCACTGTTTTGGAGGAAAAATTGGACGCCTTCACCTCCTACAACGTCGAAATTGGTGGCGTACGCTCCGTGGCCGAAATTTTCAACCGCATGGATCGCTCTACCAGCAAAACGACACTCGAAAAACTGGAAAAACTGGCACCGGAATTGGCTGCACAAATACGCGACATGATGTTCGTGTTCGACGACATACGGATGCTTGGCGATCAGGGCATTACCGAAATTCTGAAACGGGTCGATAAAAAAGCCCTCACGATTGCCCTCAAAGGGGCAGATGCCGACCTACAAGCAAAATTCTTTGGCTGCATGTCAAAACGTGCCTCCGACACACTCAAAGAAGAGATGGAATTCCTTGGACCAGTCAAAGTGCGTGACGTAGAAAAAGCACAGCAGGAAGTCGTTGAAGTTGTCCGCGCACTTGAAGAAGAAGGAGTCATCACGCTTGGCGAACAGGACGAAGTGATCGGGTAG
- the fliF gene encoding flagellar basal-body MS-ring/collar protein FliF, with protein MKFSIQDLVSQLKTLFDKLSLPQKITIALTLAAAVITIVTLIIWAAVSNKPGQSILYSNLSTADAGEITSKLTEMRIPYQLTSEGSAIVVSSDKIYQTRLDLAQQGLPKGGGVGFEIFDNTSLGMTEFIQKVNFRRALQGELARTIMAIDGIENARVHIALPEKSLFIDQEKPAEASVALKLVKYSTLSGPQVKGIIHLVASSVEGLKPEHVVVIDDKGRILNELIQERDKENTLTVTQLTYQKDVERKLKGQLDNLLVSILGQGNAFSNVTVELDFDKIEEQIETFDPENVVRSEQRINEQEIGRNVEGGIPGVRANVADQEDPEAGISRQRSKEAETINYEVGKTTRHIVRSRGQIKRITVGVAVNGRYVDQLNDDGKNQLVYQARDEAELTKITELVQSAIGYLPDRGDRVVVTSLEFGTPPKGMFDQIMEMQDVWTELLKYLGIFLFFLFTFLFVVRPVMRWVVDMTRPEDEIKRTFGTGEKKPKTIIPTKLPKTLSELESEMENQIDSESSLSVDAVRGKVIKKKLSELVEENPAMAAQLVRVWIKEEGKGA; from the coding sequence ATGAAGTTTTCCATACAAGATCTTGTCAGTCAGCTAAAAACACTCTTCGATAAGCTCTCCTTGCCACAAAAGATTACTATTGCCTTAACATTGGCCGCTGCCGTGATTACGATTGTGACGTTGATAATCTGGGCCGCCGTTTCCAATAAACCGGGACAATCAATATTGTATTCCAACCTCTCCACTGCAGACGCAGGCGAGATCACCAGTAAACTCACCGAAATGCGCATCCCATATCAGCTGACCAGCGAAGGCTCAGCCATTGTGGTTTCAAGCGATAAAATATACCAGACACGACTTGACTTAGCGCAGCAAGGGCTGCCCAAAGGCGGTGGTGTCGGGTTTGAGATTTTTGACAATACCAGCCTCGGGATGACCGAATTCATCCAAAAAGTCAATTTTCGCCGCGCCCTACAAGGAGAATTAGCGCGCACGATTATGGCGATTGATGGGATAGAAAACGCCCGTGTGCACATTGCCCTGCCGGAAAAATCCCTGTTTATTGATCAGGAAAAACCGGCAGAAGCAAGTGTTGCGCTGAAGTTGGTCAAGTATTCCACGTTAAGCGGTCCGCAAGTAAAAGGGATTATCCACCTTGTTGCCTCATCAGTTGAAGGGCTGAAACCGGAGCACGTCGTTGTCATTGATGATAAAGGGCGTATTCTGAATGAACTGATTCAAGAGCGTGATAAAGAAAATACGCTCACCGTTACACAGCTCACCTATCAAAAGGATGTAGAGCGCAAGCTGAAAGGGCAACTCGATAACTTGCTTGTGAGTATCCTTGGTCAGGGCAATGCGTTTTCAAATGTTACGGTTGAACTCGATTTCGATAAGATTGAAGAGCAAATAGAAACGTTTGATCCCGAAAACGTCGTCCGCTCCGAACAGCGCATTAACGAGCAAGAAATCGGTCGCAACGTCGAGGGGGGTATCCCAGGCGTACGCGCCAACGTTGCCGATCAAGAAGACCCTGAAGCAGGCATTAGCCGTCAACGCTCCAAAGAAGCGGAAACCATCAACTATGAAGTTGGCAAAACAACGCGCCATATCGTCAGAAGTCGTGGGCAAATTAAGCGCATTACTGTTGGCGTCGCGGTCAATGGACGGTACGTTGACCAGTTGAATGACGATGGCAAAAACCAGCTTGTCTATCAAGCCCGTGACGAAGCCGAGCTTACGAAAATTACCGAGCTGGTGCAGAGCGCTATCGGCTATCTTCCAGACCGTGGCGACCGCGTTGTCGTAACAAGCTTAGAATTTGGCACCCCTCCGAAAGGGATGTTTGATCAAATCATGGAGATGCAAGACGTGTGGACTGAACTCCTGAAGTACCTTGGGATTTTCCTTTTCTTCCTGTTTACGTTCTTGTTTGTCGTCCGGCCTGTCATGCGCTGGGTTGTTGATATGACGCGCCCTGAAGATGAAATCAAACGTACTTTTGGTACGGGCGAAAAGAAACCAAAAACCATTATCCCGACAAAACTCCCCAAAACACTTTCCGAACTTGAATCAGAAATGGAAAATCAAATTGATTCCGAGTCTTCGCTTTCCGTCGACGCAGTGCGCGGAAAAGTCATCAAAAAGAAACTTTCGGAATTGGTGGAAGAGAATCCAGCCATGGCGGCGCAATTGGTGCGCGTATGGATTAAAGAAGAAGGCAAGGGAGCATAA
- the fliE gene encoding flagellar hook-basal body complex protein FliE, with protein MSSLNIGGMPILQMTKPTAELEKAKPSLEEIGKDSPQFSEFLKQSMKEVVVAQKDADHAISELMAGESKDIHSTMIKMQQASVSLQMMMQVRNKIVDAYQEVMRTQV; from the coding sequence ATGAGCAGCCTCAACATAGGCGGGATGCCGATTCTTCAGATGACAAAACCGACTGCCGAGCTTGAAAAAGCGAAGCCGTCTCTGGAGGAAATCGGCAAGGATTCGCCACAATTTTCCGAATTCCTTAAACAGTCCATGAAAGAAGTGGTCGTCGCACAAAAAGATGCAGATCACGCTATTAGTGAACTTATGGCGGGTGAGTCGAAAGATATTCACTCCACAATGATCAAAATGCAACAAGCCAGCGTCTCCTTGCAAATGATGATGCAGGTTCGTAATAAAATAGTCGATGCTTACCAGGAAGTTATGCGGACACAAGTTTAG
- the flgC gene encoding flagellar basal body rod protein FlgC, translating into MSFFDGLKITGSALFAQRQRMNVISSNMANAHTTRTEDGTYYKRKDLVYKSQSIDADKPREFMQSLFPTSFDEVWREKLEGVKVQAIIEDTDPPTLRYDPSHPDADEEGYVAFPNINIVEEMTDMVTASRSYEANITIIETIKQMANKALEIGKG; encoded by the coding sequence ATGAGTTTTTTTGACGGATTAAAAATCACCGGTTCAGCCCTCTTTGCGCAGCGTCAGCGGATGAACGTTATTTCGAGTAATATGGCCAATGCGCATACGACCCGCACTGAAGACGGCACGTACTATAAGCGAAAAGATCTTGTCTACAAATCACAGTCCATCGATGCCGACAAGCCTCGCGAATTCATGCAATCACTTTTTCCCACGTCCTTTGATGAAGTGTGGCGAGAAAAGCTTGAAGGGGTTAAGGTTCAGGCTATAATAGAGGACACCGATCCGCCAACACTCCGTTACGATCCATCACACCCGGATGCGGACGAAGAAGGGTACGTTGCGTTTCCTAATATCAACATTGTGGAAGAGATGACCGATATGGTAACTGCCAGCCGTTCGTATGAAGCGAACATCACCATCATTGAAACGATCAAACAAATGGCCAACAAGGCTCTTGAAATAGGGAAGGGGTAA
- the flgB gene encoding flagellar basal body rod protein FlgB, translated as MFINSMFSRGTIPILSTVMDLRSRNQDIISSNIANAETPNYKAKKLVFEDQLREAVFGSKADKELMPMAKTHPDHLPDNGLIPFVPYIDLQNNQTVRNDGNDVELEKEMGNMIENSMMFNAASQIVAKKIEGLKNAIREGK; from the coding sequence ATGTTCATCAACAGCATGTTTTCGCGAGGCACAATTCCGATACTCAGTACCGTAATGGATCTACGCTCGCGCAACCAGGATATCATTAGCTCGAACATAGCCAACGCTGAAACCCCCAACTACAAGGCAAAGAAATTGGTGTTTGAAGACCAATTGCGCGAAGCAGTATTCGGCAGCAAAGCGGACAAAGAGTTAATGCCAATGGCAAAAACTCATCCCGATCACTTGCCAGACAATGGGTTAATCCCTTTCGTGCCATATATTGATCTGCAAAATAATCAAACGGTTCGCAATGACGGCAATGATGTTGAGCTGGAAAAAGAGATGGGAAATATGATCGAAAACTCGATGATGTTTAATGCCGCATCGCAAATCGTTGCCAAGAAAATCGAAGGGCTGAAAAACGCTATTCGTGAAGGGAAATAA
- a CDS encoding sigma 54-interacting transcriptional regulator, with protein sequence MVSHGRKRILVVDDEDQMRLALRETLVRAGYDVITAFDGSNALKKLSENTFDAVITDLRMPVMDGVAFLQRALDIYPRLPIVLMTAYATVDTAVYAMKAGAFDYLMKPFSPEALEAIFERIFLYTDATVAHEEATAAETPEPRCEPKSDTVTIITCDPRTLELVQLARDVANSSANVFVSGESGTGKELFAKMVHYSGSRAHKPFVAINCAALPENLLESELFGYEKGAFTGATARKLGKFEQADGGTLLLDEVTEMPLHLQSKLLRVLQEGEVDRVGGSKAVKVDVRIVATTNRRLLETISAREFREDLYYRLNVIPIEIPPLRKRKNDIPQLVTHFVAKYNARNHKAIEGVTPEGIAALMAHDWPGNVRELENIIERAVVISREPWLTPEKLFLHGILAPNPLSEEKINVTTAVPEVAATEGVASYAPDHAGSESLTVSVGTSVQDMERRLILKTLEQCQGNRTKAADLLGITSRTLLNKIKEYRAMGIHID encoded by the coding sequence ATGGTGAGCCACGGAAGAAAGCGGATTTTGGTAGTTGACGACGAAGATCAAATGCGCCTTGCTCTCCGCGAAACGCTGGTGCGAGCGGGATATGACGTAATTACCGCTTTCGACGGATCAAATGCTCTCAAAAAACTCTCTGAAAATACGTTTGATGCGGTCATAACCGATCTGCGCATGCCAGTTATGGATGGCGTCGCATTCCTGCAACGTGCGTTAGATATCTACCCGCGACTCCCTATCGTTCTCATGACCGCCTACGCAACCGTTGACACCGCCGTGTATGCGATGAAAGCTGGTGCTTTTGATTACCTGATGAAACCGTTTTCTCCGGAAGCACTCGAAGCAATATTTGAACGGATTTTCCTCTATACTGACGCTACGGTCGCTCACGAAGAGGCCACCGCAGCGGAAACTCCTGAGCCACGTTGCGAACCTAAAAGTGATACCGTGACCATCATTACGTGCGATCCACGCACCCTAGAATTAGTTCAGCTCGCGCGCGATGTGGCAAATTCGAGCGCCAATGTATTTGTGAGCGGCGAATCGGGAACGGGCAAAGAGCTGTTTGCTAAAATGGTACACTATAGTGGTTCACGTGCACACAAGCCGTTTGTTGCCATCAACTGTGCCGCACTCCCAGAAAACTTGCTTGAAAGCGAGCTTTTTGGGTATGAAAAAGGGGCTTTTACGGGAGCCACGGCACGTAAGCTAGGGAAATTTGAACAGGCTGACGGCGGTACGCTTTTACTTGACGAAGTGACAGAAATGCCACTCCACCTTCAGTCAAAACTCTTACGAGTTTTGCAAGAAGGAGAAGTTGATCGCGTAGGCGGCAGTAAAGCCGTCAAGGTTGATGTCCGCATTGTCGCCACCACCAATCGGCGACTGCTGGAAACTATTTCGGCACGCGAATTCCGCGAAGATCTCTACTATCGTCTCAATGTCATCCCTATAGAGATTCCTCCACTCAGAAAGCGAAAAAATGATATTCCGCAATTAGTTACTCACTTTGTCGCAAAATACAATGCGCGTAACCATAAAGCGATAGAAGGGGTCACCCCAGAAGGAATTGCCGCGTTAATGGCACACGATTGGCCAGGTAATGTGCGCGAACTGGAAAATATTATCGAACGTGCCGTTGTGATTAGTCGTGAACCATGGTTGACGCCGGAAAAACTTTTCTTACATGGCATCCTTGCACCAAATCCGCTCAGTGAAGAAAAAATAAACGTCACCACCGCCGTGCCTGAAGTTGCCGCAACCGAGGGTGTCGCCAGTTATGCACCCGATCATGCGGGCAGCGAAAGCCTTACCGTCAGCGTTGGAACCAGCGTACAGGATATGGAACGAAGACTTATTCTAAAAACACTTGAACAGTGCCAAGGCAACCGCACAAAAGCGGCCGATCTGCTTGGAATCACCAGTCGAACGCTCCTCAATAAAATCAAAGAGTACCGCGCGATGGGAATTCACATTGACTGA
- a CDS encoding YjfB family protein — translation MSDLSGIAAQATAMSQQRVSQEYAVTMAKKTMDVAQQQGEAMIEMMNSIGQGVVGPGGVDIRG, via the coding sequence ATGTCCGATCTTTCTGGAATTGCAGCCCAAGCAACTGCCATGAGCCAACAACGGGTTTCGCAAGAGTACGCCGTCACAATGGCCAAAAAAACGATGGATGTTGCGCAGCAGCAAGGTGAAGCCATGATAGAGATGATGAACTCAATCGGCCAGGGAGTTGTTGGTCCCGGTGGTGTCGATATCCGGGGCTAA
- a CDS encoding EAL and HDOD domain-containing protein yields MNIFIARQPIFDLNMEVYAYELLFRIDGAEIYDYSDGDKATAKVLAETLNSLDLSNLTGQQRYFINFTANLLISDVASLFPKELLHVEVLEDVEPTPEILTACRNLRENGYMVVLDDFEYKPSMQPLVDLANIIKVDCLLSPKEEWEATAKRVEGKNIKLLAEKLETREMFEMAKAMGYEYFQGYFFSRPTLTEVKDVGPNKLNSMNLMREINRPDVDMKKLEQIIRQDVSLSMKLLKLINSAVFSLRTEVTSVGQAIRLLGLSNVQKWSSVVALGQMGEGLPKELIELTLIRGHFCDLLAKSAKTAIPPDSAYLVGVFSLIDTFMGRPLAELLADLPLAEDLKWALLKRIGTLGNLLRLIEAYEQADWPLCESICEPLGVNPDAISAVYLQSVKKSRDVLEHMER; encoded by the coding sequence ATGAATATATTTATTGCGCGGCAACCTATATTCGACCTCAATATGGAAGTATATGCCTACGAGCTGTTATTTCGCATAGATGGCGCCGAAATATATGATTACTCTGACGGAGACAAGGCAACCGCAAAGGTTCTTGCCGAAACGCTTAACTCACTTGATCTTTCAAATTTAACGGGGCAACAGCGCTATTTTATTAATTTTACCGCTAATCTGCTCATCAGCGATGTGGCATCACTTTTCCCAAAAGAATTACTCCATGTCGAAGTCCTCGAAGATGTCGAGCCAACTCCGGAAATACTTACCGCCTGCCGCAACTTGCGCGAGAATGGGTACATGGTCGTGCTTGATGACTTCGAATACAAGCCATCCATGCAGCCACTGGTAGACCTTGCCAATATTATCAAAGTCGATTGTTTATTGTCGCCGAAAGAAGAGTGGGAAGCGACCGCCAAGCGAGTAGAAGGAAAAAACATCAAACTTCTTGCCGAAAAACTGGAAACACGAGAAATGTTTGAAATGGCAAAAGCGATGGGATATGAGTACTTTCAGGGCTATTTTTTCAGTCGCCCAACTCTTACAGAAGTAAAAGACGTTGGCCCTAACAAGTTAAACTCCATGAATTTAATGCGAGAAATCAATCGCCCTGATGTTGACATGAAGAAGTTGGAGCAGATTATCCGCCAAGATGTCTCGCTTTCTATGAAACTCCTGAAACTGATTAACTCGGCTGTTTTCAGCTTGCGAACCGAAGTAACTTCAGTCGGCCAAGCGATACGACTCCTGGGACTCAGTAATGTTCAAAAATGGTCATCTGTAGTAGCGCTCGGACAAATGGGCGAAGGGCTTCCCAAAGAACTCATTGAACTCACGCTGATTCGCGGACATTTTTGCGATTTACTCGCTAAATCAGCAAAAACAGCGATACCTCCTGATAGCGCCTATCTGGTAGGAGTTTTTTCACTGATTGATACGTTCATGGGACGTCCACTCGCTGAACTCCTTGCCGACCTACCGCTGGCAGAAGATCTGAAGTGGGCACTGTTAAAACGCATCGGAACACTAGGCAATTTGCTGCGCCTCATAGAAGCGTACGAACAGGCCGATTGGCCATTATGTGAATCAATATGCGAGCCGCTTGGGGTAAACCCTGACGCCATCTCTGCCGTCTATTTACAGTCGGTAAAAAAATCGCGGGATGTTTTAGAGCACATGGAGCGGTAG
- a CDS encoding response regulator transcription factor, with protein sequence MQTDTLSFYSKHLNVLYVEDEISVLKAAEKLLSLYFKNVETASNGKIALEKYQPALHHIVITDINMPIMNGLEFIRQIRKINPSQLIVVTSAHNEADYLCNLIALGVDFYLMKPFENEAIVNTLTKAGSKLFHEKRYAYMRQVIQQNGGLSQSKALLSTTIDTLSAMRDELVVDPMAIERVIESLGSIGGTLDYIDQLFVENIE encoded by the coding sequence ATGCAAACAGATACTCTTTCTTTTTATAGCAAACATTTAAATGTTCTCTATGTGGAAGATGAAATTTCGGTGTTGAAAGCAGCGGAGAAACTTCTTTCCTTATATTTCAAAAATGTAGAGACCGCATCGAATGGGAAAATAGCGCTCGAAAAATATCAACCAGCGTTGCATCACATAGTTATTACCGACATCAACATGCCAATTATGAACGGGCTTGAGTTTATCAGGCAGATCCGCAAAATAAACCCAAGTCAACTTATTGTGGTCACCTCGGCACATAATGAAGCGGATTACCTGTGCAACCTGATCGCTCTTGGCGTTGATTTTTACCTTATGAAGCCGTTTGAAAATGAAGCGATTGTTAATACCCTTACGAAAGCCGGCTCAAAGCTCTTTCACGAAAAACGTTACGCTTATATGCGTCAAGTCATTCAACAAAATGGCGGATTATCGCAATCGAAAGCATTACTCAGTACGACCATCGACACGCTGAGTGCAATGCGTGATGAACTTGTTGTTGACCCCATGGCGATAGAGAGAGTGATTGAAAGCTTAGGTTCTATTGGTGGCACGCTCGACTATATTGATCAACTTTTTGTGGAAAACATTGAATAG